aattgaattgaattatatttaaatggaattaaacaatataaaagtaatatttaaaaataaaatcctaTATATGACCCAAATCATACTTTATATAAATGTAGGGTGATTTTTCAAAAAAGACTATATTTTAGATAAGAATATGAGTctattactttttatttgtattgtaaaaatgaaatttaaatcttaaaataattgaataaagtaAATTCTATTTTAACGgaattaaacaatataaaagtaaaatctaaaaataaaatcctATGTACCCAAATCATACTTTATATAAAAGTAgggtgatttttaaaaatagactactgtatataattaaaAAGAACCTCATTAACTGCACTCAGCACGAGTCTGCTTCAATTGTGCTTATGGGAGCATTAAAAACTAATTCGTACGAAAATCATATTTCTGACATAAAAGTATGCCGCTTGAATTCACTATGAATGGAAAATAACTAGAGACATATTAATGTCAATGAAAAATATATGTCGGGTAATTGAtgacttttaatttttttatttattgaatgatGGTTCAGaaccgttttttttttgtataaaaacattaatactttattttattgattattttattatatccAGTTAGATTATAAAAACAGATTATCTAGGTTTTAAGAATTAAGAGAATATTTAAGATGCAATGAAAATGcacaatttaaaatgtaacatttgctaaaacataaaaaaaaattacagaatttatataaattaaaattcataCTTAATAATGTAGTTTTAATAACCGTtgaaaattatttgaatatttaattcttttcatttgattgattaaaaaaaaatgtatgctaAGAAATACATCTGTCCATGCTTTAGAACATAAGGCTGTGTTTAGTATATGATTTGGACCTAGGTCCTGTGTTTGGTAGGCAAGAAAGCAGGTTAACTACCACCACATTACACATTATTCAATTACCattcataaatatattgaaaagcAAAAAGGCATTAAAAAAGTGATTGGTACTGGCGTGCTGTGGTGTCAAACCAAGTAGATATCTCGATctgcatatttattttttggctTGGAATTGGTCTGTTAAGCAGGTTGAGGTTCAACAGAATTACATCTTCAATTTATATTGCTATAAacttaatgtatttaaaatggcataatgGAAGTTTATCGTGTTAACCTTTTTTTGAATTAATTCTAGGAATTTCCAATCCCAGAACAAGTATTGAAAACCACATTTATGTCGGTTGTTGGTGCTCTTCTTGACGAGCAGGTGAGGACAGGTGTTGTATTTCATTTTATGTTtgttgtctaaagctctgtccacactatcaaactttatgtgacaaaaaaaggtgatgtgcccatagatgggcatgatgatgtcatatcattaccatatttcggcatatcactaccatattttggcacatcacactttttttgtcaaactagtttgatagtatagacagagcatTACACAATATCAATATTGCTTTGGTtgaaagataaaataatttcctaatATGAATTGCCTATTCAAATTTCTTGCAACTGGGAAGGGGacactattaaggggacactctaTAAAGTGTTTCCTATATATTTGCTGCTCCTGAAAGTAAAAAAAAGAAGggattttcttgtttatttaataGATTTGTTTATGACAAAAAGCCccaaataaatagtattatttatgtacaatacattaaagaaataaaatggtaATTTACAATTCTAAAGCTGTGTCTATACTTTacacactttgacaaaaaaaagtgtgatgtgcccaaatatggtagtgatatgacatcatcatgtccatatatgggcacatcacacatttttttgtcacataaagttttatagtgtagacttAACATAGAACTGACCAATTCATTATGTAGCTTGAATTGAATACTGAATATTGGTAAGAAAGGTCATGTGAATTGAGTttaaaacaattgttttattccataattattattgtaaccTAGATTACAGTTGTAAAACACAGCCATCATTGAGCCCTCATATATCTCTTCTACAGTATGAcaaagtaataaaaatatgcatGGTAAAATGTGCGTACTCTACGAAACCCATTAGCCTTGTATTGTAAAATTAGATACACACAAGTGGTTAGTGGATTAGTAAGGCTTTTAGGTTTTATTGTTGTGTGCTTTCTGTCTATTAGCAGGACCAAAATTAGGACAAGGTTGACAGAGTCATGCATCGTTATTAGAGGGAGACATTTATAATTTACTTGATCTCATATTGTATCCAATAtcctatactgtatattgtacgttTAAGTTTAGTACATACTGTAAGAGGTATAGCTGACTCATTTGAATTTTGCTTAAGCTTGCCCTGTCCAGCATTTTTTTCAtctcttttttatatatattgtattgatttgctggtcaaataaaataaattaaacataatctTATCCATCCATCCATTTTCTCATGTATCACCCCATATGCATTGCTtagtctattttgtgcctagcttacctggataaaccaacaatgaCCCTTTTTCCGAGGAGAGAGGGAtacaattacagaaaaaaagaaatactgtTGAGCACCCCTTTTGGATTATGATACTGTGCGCTACCCGCACCCTTATACCTTTGCCCTCATATCATAGaataccaacaccactgtttgttgttttaacaACATCTGTGTGCCTGACTGTTTTAACAAACTGCACATGCATTTACATTGTGATGCTACCAAGTATGGCTGTCTGCAAAAAACAATGTTCGCAATATTTGTTTTCTCATTGCTcgatatatttactgtattagaTTTGTAGTCGTGtactgtattgttattattttctgCCATAAGAAATAGCCGTTCTTCAAATTTCTTTATAGGGTCCTGAGAAAGCAGGTTGTTTTGTGAAGGATTTCATCCTGGTACAATTGATTGGAAAAGATCTCATGCAAATATGGAATCCAGTTGATCCAATGACCATCCTACTGGAGAACATTGACGACAGTAAAAGAGATCTAGTAGAACCTAGGTAAAGTTTGGGAATATTGCCAGTTGCTATTGGTTATATACTtactaaagatgtattgtcacctAATAACATGAACAAATAagattaatgaaaaaaaaaaaaagacttttaTAATAGTAAAACCACTTTAGTcactaacaacaacaaaattgttcagagggacaatatatttttaaccgACCGATTATACATGCTTTTATTGGTTACcgcaaaatatattaaaatgattttttataattattcattttcctttttATGTCATTAGTATGAAATGATTTTACCTCTTTAATTAATACAGGATTATGAGACAAGTTGGTGTCAACACAGCGGTGCCTGTATACGTTGTTGGGATATATTGCGATAAAAAGTTACTTGGATGGGGTACGTAGTTTGTGTTTTGTCACCCAATGATGACGATTCTCTATCAGGAGTGCATTcctgaataagagtgtcccctgaataagagtgtctccttaatagtaGTCTCccttgaataggagtgtccccttaataagagtgtcctctgaatagtaGTCTCCCCTGAATATGGTTGGAGAGTCTCTACTCTATCTCAAATCATCTTCATCACTAgtaactgatttttttttttacattacagCGGCAGGAGAATCTGTTTTAGTCGCTGAAGACGAAGCTTCCAGAGTTGTGTTGCGTAAAATGTTTAGGATAAGCGAAGGAAGTCCGCCCCTACCGTTAGATACCAACAAACATCCGCAGATTAACTCAACAGTTGTACAACATTTACAGATTTCACAGCGAGCACAGATTGCTGCGTCATGATCAATGTATTTTTGGACTTTTAAATGCTGGAGTGCTCAAGTTAATGAGTAATGTTATAAGACGACCTCTTAAATATAACAAAAGGATCGAtatgtagtggagctgtagcttggtagTTAACATGATTGCCTTCCGATACCAAGgttcagggttcaatcctgacctagtgccagggctGTAATTCTTTCAACTCTGGAGACCCACTTGATAGTTTGATTTAGTTCGCTtttgggaatcctgtctctctctattgtttttaatttttttgttataattatgtgagacgaaataaatgaaacgaaatGAACTCCACTCCACTTGAAGATTTGCTCGCTGTTGAATgcatatgaaattaaaaatatgtaggCAATATTTTGCATTGTGCTAAAAAAAAACAGCCACAGCATCCATTATGCACCACTTAACATCCCATAATAAACTCTCCGAAGCTACAGAAAAAATGTCTGCTTTCTGTAAAGTTTGATCTTTTTAGAATACAATTAAAAGAGTAGAATCAGAATCAGTGGGATAGTacctggttttttttttaatgctggaacaataatattatattaaagttTATATACTAATGATAGAGGGCAGcatatgatattttaaaatgttaaaacaaactATTACGTCAACAAGTCGAGTGGcgtttttgtaagaaatatttcttgttgcTGGAAcataaataaaagtttacttATATACTAATGATAGAGGGCAGCATAATACATTTAACAGGTTTTAAAATCTGAATACAATGTGATAGTTTGACTCGTTTAAATGAAATCAGTGATGATTTTACTGTCTGGAATCCTTGCCAGATTTCTTGTCTgcatttttatatattgatgTTTCAAAAAATTGAGTTTACTTACTTTACATATGATTGAAACTTTACAAGAGGTTTTTAAAACATtgcatattttcttttttagtaataaattactttacttaaaatttaaagaatttaaattattgcTGTGTAGAAGTTATTCATAGAAATCATATAAAAGAAACGGTctgtttttacataatttcttatATAATTCCAACGTCGTCATATCAGAAATTGCGTAAAGGGCGTTTCTTAACGATAAATGCGTGAACCGCGTTCCATACTATCTCATAAAAGAAAGAGGGAAATTCCATTTCTAATTTCATTTTGGTCGTTTCCAGTAATTTCCTACGATTTAAAAAGCTGGTTTCTTGTTGTAGCCATGTCGATACAAAACAGCAAATACGTTTTCtctgtatatttttgtttattgtatttactAGTAGGCATACAACAAGGATCTGCAGGtgagtaggcctaggctgtccttattatttattttaaatgatgaTGTAGGCTAGATGTATTGTActaattgtaggcctaggctagtcttagtagctaggcctattacTCAGCAGGCGGCAGGCCTAGCCCAGCCCATATTACGTTTGTAGATTTACGAATAGAGAAATGATGTCAACACAGTTATGATTGGTTGGTTAAAATGCCTACGTaaaatattatagtgatattaaataataatatctctGGTAAAaggaactaggcctaggcctactagtactaggcctataataggcctatatattagaGGCCCtagtctataggcctataaaaggctattaattaattaagtattatGCTAGTCGAATGGCTCTTGAGAAAAaaccataaaattaaaaacactaAGAATttattagttaggcctaactAGATAgatagtaggctaggcctattaagttttatattaatatattagtatTAGCTGTAACTAGGTCCAAGGACAAAAGGTACTACTGGctagatataggcctaccccCATAACGTGTCCATTTTTATTAGTGACTGTTGGGTTGAAAAATACTTTTCAGTGTGGCTCAAAAAGTCATACTAAAAGCCATATTGAAGAAAGTGTTTTAAAAAAACTACATCGCACGAGactaagtaatttttttaataaaatttctaTGTAAATTCAGGATCAGATATTACATATTCTGTAACAGCTTCAAGCATTGACATTCAGTTGAACGGCAATGTGACGGCATCCTTAAGTGAGGTAAGTTGCgtcactttattattaaattatgcgTATATCTATAAATTATGCGTATATCTATAActtaatataaattgtattaatctCATTCTTGTGCacataaaaataacataataataataatatagaagaTTTCTATAGCACATACCATGCAAGAGTGTTCAAGGcgtgttaaaaaaaataaatataaaatattaattgttctCAGATTATGTACACTACTAACGAGTCACCTGTCATCACCATATTGCGTTTCCCTGATGAAACATATTCGTCGTACAAGATTAATGACTTGGAAAGCAATGTAGAGTACACGTTTAACATCATAAAGCGGATACAAGGTCAAGATTCCCCTAAAACAGTTCTTACACTAACTACAAATGCGGAAGGATCAACAAATGATAACTCAGATGGCGTAAGTAAAGGTAGGTGTGGCTAGATTgtgttgtggcttggtggttatgatgcttggctaccactccaagggtcatgggttcaagtcctgtcacatgtactccactcccaaagactttataagactttgtttatgtagagcatcttgtgtatatgtttgtcttgtgaacctagggtccctaatgatcagcaattactggatggatcaccctcattaaatatggtaagaaaaaaaaaaaagtaaatatggGTTCCTACCCACCATAGGTACCGATATTAGTACCCATACAACCAAACTTACCCAGGTTTCTACCTTTGGTGGGTAGTAACCAATTTACCCAGGTAAATACCTTGAACAGTCTTTTAATTCGTGATTCATAATCATATCCATAGAGTAATAACATAGTATTTGAGAAAAGAAATTACACAAAAGCTgtttaatactactgtaatagtattatttttaaaaactctACTCTGCTTTATACATTTATTGGtctattattgattattattattgattattattattgattattaatgtTCAATAACTCACTGTACTGgttttttctcctttttttaGCGTTTCGTGGTGCAACAATTGCCCTAAGTGTGTTTTTAGTTATAGCACTCATTGCTATAGTAGTCATGGAATGGAAGCTGTCCAAGATGTAAGGTACttctataattattatgtaactatgtagattcttgtcatttggaTGATTGTGGATCATATGACATTCAATAAATACTCCATTGAACCTACATCAAGAGTGCAATTTTTTGTTATATGCATGTGAAAATATGTATTTTGAGGGTTCAGGCACGTTATATACAGTGAACCCTTCAACCAAATGTCAGACatctatttatataaaacatcGATTTTTATCTGTAAAACTAATATatactaaaacatttttatttggtgaaatgttttatttttaccctatgaaaatatttgtaccattgtactcataaacattcattatttgtactgtataacaTCTCACTGAATTTTCCAATGTACTGCTCATGTCAAAGTGCATTTTCACTAAATTATGATGTAGGCCAATAGTGTGTACTTTGTTTGTTATCCTTTTATCACAGAATAagtataaacttttttttttttcagttcaaATTCAACAAAGGATGCCGCAAAATCCGCCACAAAGTTGTCAAATGAAAGAGATGACAATGAAGCATCCAAAGAGACGGACAAGTTGAAAAAAGCATTTGAGATGAAGATATCCCCAAATGATGCAACTTAATcctaattaaagatgtattgtccccctgaaaaactCTGAACACAATTTTGTTGagtatgccattttaatgtaacataacaGTTATCTACTTCAATTAGCAAAAattggtcaaattgg
This is a stretch of genomic DNA from Antedon mediterranea chromosome 3, ecAntMedi1.1, whole genome shotgun sequence. It encodes these proteins:
- the LOC140043357 gene encoding large ribosomal subunit protein mL44-like, which encodes MQFKLSVKRDHTRWFRPMLTEINTQIKKINSKFGEEKIKPRSHKENWNYSSELYAFGKRLGEEFSEDSLRAAFTNKCYIEREERKRGELGLDGDSALVQLQDNTKLSTKGIEFISEYVLTYLRCVLPTLPQEGIKAICDFLLDTDTIVNISSNLGVPDLTLSAEFPIPEQVLKTTFMSVVGALLDEQGPEKAGCFVKDFILVQLIGKDLMQIWNPVDPMTILLENIDDSKRDLVEPRIMRQVGVNTAVPVYVVGIYCDKKLLGWAAGESVLVAEDEASRVVLRKMFRISEGSPPLPLDTNKHPQINSTVVQHLQISQRAQIAAS
- the LOC140043358 gene encoding uncharacterized protein, translated to MSIQNSKYVFSVYFCLLYLLVGIQQGSAGSDITYSVTASSIDIQLNGNVTASLSEIMYTTNESPVITILRFPDETYSSYKINDLESNVEYTFNIIKRIQGQDSPKTVLTLTTNAEGSTNDNSDGVSKAFRGATIALSVFLVIALIAIVVMEWKLSKISNSTKDAAKSATKLSNERDDNEASKETDKLKKAFEMKISPNDAT